GGCCTGGAAGACATCAATCCGGCCTTAAGCTAACTAGCTCAAAGATTCATTCATTTTGATCACTTTTGCCCATATTTATAGAGAAGGATCGAAATTATGATGACGTTCCTGACCATGTATACATAGCTTAATTAGCATCTTATAATGGTGCTAATTATGTGGGTAataatgaatgttttaatttcTACCAtctcccatgcatgcatgccatgcAGCCCCTAAACATGCTACACTAATTTGGATAAAACAAGCATCCCATATTTTTGAAGTTAAATATTGATCAGGAATACAGAGTACTTAGCTGTATGTATATACTGCTAATCTTcctcatatttatatttttaaaaacttgatTTTTACTTGTAAACGAGATTCTCTTGTTAGAAGTGAGGGTTGAttgatcattaataaaattgaggtttttttttttttttttaaaatgtgtaaaatatttttttaaagcaaaataGTTTGGTTTTAAGACACGATGTTGGATCATAAGTTCTgctatatacaatcatttttggGTACTCTTTATATCCTCCAATGATGTGATTGGgcaaaacatttttcttatataaaaaaaaataatgcagacaatcacatcaatagagtGCACAACAAACACACAAAATTGACTTTATGTAGAATTtatgtttgaaaataataaacatgAGTGATAggtacataattatttttacaactttttatataattttatacaaaagaaaagataatTCTTGCAatttaaataagatgaaaactcaaacttgaaaaaaaaaataatatttttgttaaatatcaaaGTAGCTCAATTGTTAAATGGATGGTGGCCAACagaaataaaaattgttaaatGGATTGTAAAGTAATTATGTCCATATTATTACTCATTTGCTTGGGCGTCTTTCTACACTGAGATTTGTAACTTTGTGCACTCATGAGCATCATTTATGGCCAGTCTAGTCTGTGTCACTTTCCTATCATTCTGGACTTTATGCTCACGCCTTTATCAATCTCCTAGTGAGGTTGGGGAGGTTGGGGTTTATAACTTTATACTGGGCATTTCTCCTGGGCCGTTTAATTACCCAAATAACTTTCCACTTGGATCCAAACCCGCTAGTCGctgtcttgttttgttttttctgccttttttatttttttcgagAAGTTTGACTGACGAGAAAAATCCAGTCACATATGGGAAAGATCCGAAAGGAGACGATGAAATTTTAAGAtacaggaaagaaaaaaatgagtgGGGTTTCAGCTTCAGCTTCAACACCTACCTTTTCTTCTCCACTGCCTATACGCCAAACTACCAGTTACTACTATGCGTCAAACTCCCTCTTTCCCCGTACTCTATCTTTCTCGAATCTCGAGCTTAGAGGTCTCAGATTTTCTGGAGTGGAAGGACCTCAGAGAGTCAGAATATGCTGCAATAGCAGCACCCGACCCGGCGGTTCTGGCTCTGGTACAGTACCCGTTTTCTCAAAATTTGTATTTCTCTTTTCAAGTGTTATGGGCTGCTATATTGCGGTTAAATGGCCTGAGAGTGGTTAGTTGTTAGAATATGTGAAGTGGGTATCTTAGAGAAAGTGTTCGGATGACTTTGTTAAGAAATGAATAAACTCGATTCTTCAAGTGTGCTCGATAATGACATGGGATGTGCTCTTTGATAGGATGGATATATTTCTTTATAtcttaattttgagccttacgAGTTGGTTGAGGTTCATTATGGCTTCCACCTTAGATTTCGTCCTTTCTTCGCATATAGGTTTGATATTTATCTTCTGCTTTACTTTGTTGTGTAATATCTGAAACATGCGTCTGTCCCATCCGTTGCTGCTTTTTGAATGTAACTGGGGAGTCAACTGAAAGCTTTTCTTTATATGGAGTTTgtaaatattgtattttttaagaGATGGGTATTTAAGTAGGTAGGCGAGGTTTTGACATTGGCTATTGCTGATACCAGATGGGAAAGCTAGAATATCAATGTGGACTTAATCCATATACTTCAAATGTTCAGACAAAAATGCATAAATTGCTTTGGGCGAGAAAGAATTCGTGGTTTTCGACTTAAAAAATGGCACGGTGGATGTGCACGCCATGAAGTTAGAGATCTCCTGAAGGGAAGTCGGAAACTACTTGGGTGTTTTGAAGATAACCATTGTGAATGATCAATTCCACTGAATAAATGTTTATGTGCCATTGTGATTGAGGAGCTTTGATTAAGTCTTTGCAGTAACCAGCTTGTTAAGGGATAGTTTGGTTATGCTTTTTTTATGATGCAGATCTGCCTTGTCAAGTTGGTAGATTAATGATGAAGGGACACGTGAATGCTGGAGGACTTACCATATTTTGTACCATCTGATTGGATTGAAGCTTGTTTGGAGATCAGGAACTTAATTGCTTGTTAGGCATTGCATCTGCAGCTAAATTGAAATAATAACAGAATCTTGGGTTTTGAGAACATTTCTAGACTTGGTAATGAGTTTAGAAACATTGTGTACTGTTGATTGAGACTAGGTGTTTTATATTTGACCAAAGTGCCGGATTAATTCTCTTTCTTAAAACAACCAAAACAGGTTTATTTACTCCATTAATTCTGTAAGTGCACAGTCATTTCTGTTTTTTGGGTTCGGGGACTCCTtcccatcccccccccccccccccccactccACTGAAAAAAAACAAGTCACAAAGTAGCTTGCTTACATGGTTTGAGGAACTTAATCCCTAGAAAATGCCTTTGTAGGGAACTACCGTTTGGATATCCTGGATAAGATTTGGCAAGAGAACCTGCAGTGTCCATGAaagcatttgttattattgggTCCTTCTAGATTCTGTcacttttgttttgctttctcAGTTTTGATAGGGGAATCAGGTCAATCAAGTAAAATCCACGTATGGAAAATACTGAAGGTAATAAACTCACAGAACTAAGAACTTGGGATGTCTTTAGGAAGTGGATTTGTACAAGGGCCTACTAGGATCATTACTACACTTTTCCAGACTCTGCTGAGCAGATTTTGATTATATGGCttcattcatcaaaaaaaaaagattttgattATATggcttctttatttcttttgtcaCCATCTTCTATTATTGTTTCTTCGCCTACCATTGTGCATTTTTTTAGCCGTTTGCATCtatgtgtggggatttgggtgGTGGCGAGGAGACCTTACCAATTACCCCATGTGgcaaactgtttttttttttttttctttctttcttttggacAGCTTtctttaagttttaatttttttgaaaaagttgttaGTGATTTACTGTCTCAGGCTAATAAATTGGGGTATTTTTTTACATGATTACCCTCCCAGGAAGAGAGGTAGTGATGGAAGAAAGAAGGAAACTTCAATTAAttggaagaatttttctttgctttataaatatctttttacttatgaaagaaaaatgatgttGATCTTTTATGAACATTTTGAGTGTACAGTAGCAATTATGTTGTTTGCAAACAAGTGAGGAACTGAATCTCGTAGGTGATAGCGACAGCAGGAGTATTCTGGATGCATTTTTCTTGGGAAAAGCTGTAGCAGAAGCCCTAAATGAGCGTATTGAATCTACAGTTGGGGAGTTCTTGAGTTCAATTGGTAGGCTGCAAGCTGAGCAACAAAAGCAAGTACTGGACTTCCAGGTAATGAGCAATTCAACTTGCAATAAATCAACAATGAATTCATTACTAATTCAAAgctatattattttgttgaaaagcacaacctgaaaaataattatgttatcACTTGGATGAAGCTACATGTCAAGGTAACAACAATATTGCTATTATGCTTGCTACCAGTATTGTTAGCTTGATTACAGAAAACAGCAtgtaaaaatggtgaaaaattttattctaatcaTTATGGTTAAAGTGATTGTTCTTCAGATTCAGTCTCATTCTTTTGCTATAGAagcattttttaatatcatttgatTCATTTCTAGGATGTACTTTTCTAAATATGTTGGAGctctattctttttatttaatttttttatttttataggtaaaagtacaattttattgatataagagGCATTGCCCAGGTACACTAGTAGTATACAATGAACATGCCTGATTACATTCAAGCACAAGTGAGAGTTACAAGCAAATCATGAATGTTGTCCATATTACAAATAATGGCCGAAGCCCAAGaaagtaatatattataaaataatcactTGAGCTCATCCCCAGAATGCTCCATGTCTTCATAGCACCTCATGTTTTGCTCTAGCCacaagcaccacataatgcaattAGGGCCTTGTTTGtttaaccaaaaccaaaaatttcatcttatctcatctcatctcatcttaactcatcattacaattttttcaaatccccatacaaaatataataaataatttaactttttcaaatctcaatacaaaattaatattaaaaaattatattataacaatattttattcattactattcaaaacatctcatctcatctcatttcatttgtgTAACTAAACGGGGCCTAGGGATCATTTCCCCTGATGCCTCTCCAACAGCACATAATATCCCTAACTCTTCCAGGCATGACCCATGCCACCCCTATCCAATTAAAGATCTCATTCCATAAACATTGGGCCACTTCACAATGTAACAAAAGATGATCAAATGATTCCCCATCACTCTTGCACATAAAGTACCAATTTGAAATAATGAGACCACATTTTCTTAGATTATCTGAGGTGAGAATCTGCCCAAAAGATGCAGTCCAAACGAAGAAAGCAATCTTGGAAGGTACCTTGTACTTCCGGATAGCCTTCTAAGGATAGCTATGATCATTAGAAAATCCAAAGAGGGCCTTAGGTCTGGTTACAAACCatatcaactcattttatctcaacttatctcatcattataacttttccaaatccccatacaaaataaaataaaaaatttaattttttcacatcccaaaacaaaaataatattaaaaaaaatatattctaacaatatttttttcaatttttaactttaatctcaactcatcttatctcatctcatatgtgtTGACAAATGAAGCCTATAGAAAGATCACACCaagaatttttaatttccaCTTGGATTCCACAGCAACCTATCCCTCATCTCATTGCCAATTGACATTGCATATAATAAATCAAAGAAACCAGCAAACATGTCTAAGTCCCAATCTTGAGCCTCTCTTGAAAATCTCACATTCCAATTGATAGTACCAATAAATCAGCCATAGCAGCCTCTTTGTCACAAGCAATTTGGTAAAGCATAGGAAACACCTGCTTAAGAGCCATGTCACCGCACAACACATCGTGCCAAAAGTAAACATTGTTGCCTCTTCCAATTGCGAATCTGAAAAATTGAGAGAATCTTCTCCATCCAGCTCTTATGTTTTTCCACAATTCCATGCCATGTGTCCCCCTAACTTCATTAGAGCACCAACCCCCCTGAATGCTCCCATACTTAGACTCTATGACTTCTTTATGTAAGCCCTCTCCTTCCCTatgatacctccacaaccatttctcCAAAAGTGCTTTGTTGAAGACCATTATGCACCCCCAACCCACCACATATTATTGGTGAGCAAACTTTATCCCAACCCACAAGATGGAACTTAGGTTTCATCCTCCATTCCTCCCCAAAGAAAGTTAAAGAAAGTTTTCTTAATTCGAGAAGCCACACTTGTAGGTATCAGAAATAAGGATAGAAAATAAGTCGAGAGATTAGATAAAGTGCTCTTAATGAGAGACAATCTACCACCCTTGGACAAATATATCCATTTTCACCCAGCCAatcttcttttgattttttctaaCACACCATCCCAAATAGATTTTGTCTTGAATGCAGCCCCCAATGGAAGACCAACATAGTTCAAGGGCAGCGAAGCAATCTTACAACCCAAGATAATTGCCAAGCCTTGAATATTGTTCACACCACCCACAAGAACCATTTCAAACTTTGAGAGATTTACCTTCAAGTCTGAAACCGTTTCAAAACAAAGTAATACAGCCCTTAAGTACTGCATATGATCACTGTCTGGCTCAAACAACAGGAACGTGTCATCAACAAATAGTAAGTGAGATATAGTGACATCTCCCACAGAGAATCCAGCTATAAAGCCTCTATTAACAACTACACTCAACATACAACTCAATGTGTCCATAACGATGACAAACAGCAAAGGGGAGAGGGAATCCCCTTATCTCAATCCCCTAGAGTTGTTAAAGAATCCTTCCGGTGCTCCATTCACCAAAACCTAGTAACGAACCGTAGTTATACCATGCCTAATCCATGAAATCCATCCCTCCCCGAAACCACACCTCCCAAgcaaataacacaaaaaatccCAATTAGCGTGGTCATAAGCCTTCTCCTTACACGAGTTTGGGTGTACGCTTCTTGAGCTTACAATTgaggcattcattggcaatcaACACCGAATCCAAGATTTGTCTCTCCTTCACAAATGCGTTTTGGGGTTTTGATATAATACTACTCAAAACCTTACTCATGTGATTGACAAGCACTTTTGAAATAATCTTATACACCCCATTAATGAGACTAATAAGCAGAAAATCTTTCACCTCCACTGTCTGAACTTTCTTAGTGATAAGAGCAATGAAAGACACATTAATGCTTTTTTTCGAATTTACCAAAAGTGTATAACTCCTGAAAAACCTGCATAATATTCTCCCCCACTACATTCCAACAATCATGATAAAAGTCCATTGAAAACCCATCCGGACCTAGGGCTTTATCCTTGGCCATTCCAGGAAGCACCTGAAAAACCTCCTCTGCTTCAAAAGGTCTCTCCAACCACACATGGCTTACTTGATCAATGTTCTCAAAAGGCAAACCATCCAGTTTGGGTCTCCATTGGGATTTTTCAGCAAGTAGATCTTCATAGTATGTGACAATATGGTTCTTAATAGCATCATAATCAAAGTATACCTGTCCCTTGACCTAAAGCACCTCAATAGCATTATTCCTATGGTGAGAATTAGCCAACCGGTGGAAACATTTCGTACAATAGTCCCATTCCTTATACCAAAGGGCTCTTGACTTTTGTCTCTACGAGATTTCCTCCATTAATAACACCTTCTCCAGCTCTGAAGTGATAGCTACTTTCCTGCAAGAGTCCTCTTCAGAAAGAGGAGTACTCACCTCCCTTACTTCCAAGTCTTTTAAATCCCCCATAAAAGACCTTTTTTGACTATTAGTCTGTCCGAAGCCTTCAGCATTCCACCTCTTCAAATCCATCTTTATTCTTTAGTGCTTTCAATTTCTTAGCTAGGATAAAGCTTGATGAACCCTCAAAAGAGTACGAGGTCCACCACGACCTCACTTTCTCCACAAAACTCTCAACTTTCAgtcacatattttcaaacttaaagtaTCGTTTAACCTCGTGAATGTCTCCACAATCCAATACAATGGGGAAATGGTCCAAGCAAATTCTATCCAATCTCTTCTGTAATATGATAGAGAATGTGCCTCCCATGAAGGAGACACAAAAAATCTGTCCAAACGAGACTATGCTTGATTATTAGACCAAGTGTCCACACTACCAACAAGTGGTAAGTTCACCAGATccatatcaaaattaaattgagagAACTCATTCATTGCCTAGCTATGTTGGACTTCTCCCAATCTTTCACTAGGAAACCTAGTGATATTAAAGTCATCACCAATGCACCATGGTAAGTTCCACCAGCTGCCTAAACCCACTAACGCCTCCCATAAGATCTTCCCATGTGTGTCCATGTTTGGCCCATACACACCAACGAAAGTCCAAAAAAAACCGTCCTCCACATTTTTAAACGAACACACTACCATATATTTCCAGCACACTCCTTAATAGAGACTCAACCACCCTCGAATCCCACATAATAAAGATGCTCTCACCGAGGTACACCCATCTCACAAACGTATGGCACCAAATGCTAGTGATGAAGCTATGATCTAAGAATTCCATCTTAGTTTCCTGCAAAGAAACGATATCCAACTTCCATTAACGTGAGAGATTCTTCACCCTTGTAAGCTTATTGTGATAAGACCCCGAATGTTCCAAAGAATTCTAGGCTTCATTGGGAGAATAGTCTTTCTGTAACGCTTCAATGGAAAGCCTAAACTGTATGACCTATACTCCcaaagaactagtcaatgatacaattggagccctattggaacattataaagatcAAGAATTTCTCATTCTCAAGTAATATGGGATCTCATATGCCACCTACCCTTATTCTTATTATATGGGGTATCGCAATTTACTCCCTTTAAATTCCTAATGTCCTTGTCGGGTTTGTCCGTTGTAAGTGGTACGGCTTAAGTCCTACATTTCTGATTGGGATAGGTTCTGATATCATTTGTAATACCCCAATAGAAGGGCTAAACcatatggcctatactccaaaatgactagtcaataatataattggaACCTCAttggaatattataaagagcaataatttctcattcccaagTAATGTGAGATCCGATACatcacctacccttatccttattaTATGGAGTATTAAACTTTAACTTGGATCTTGCT
The genomic region above belongs to Carya illinoinensis cultivar Pawnee chromosome 4, C.illinoinensisPawnee_v1, whole genome shotgun sequence and contains:
- the LOC122307957 gene encoding uncharacterized protein At4g13200, chloroplastic-like, with protein sequence MSGVSASASTPTFSSPLPIRQTTSYYYASNSLFPRTLSFSNLELRGLRFSGVEGPQRVRICCNSSTRPGGSGSGDSDSRSILDAFFLGKAVAEALNERIESTVGEFLSSIGRLQAEQQKQVLDFQDEVLERAKRAKEKAALEAMEAQGIVSSKSSTVNTTPVANSVNSPSGLTTPTAQSEQDVSNKEETVIGVSNDD